A stretch of the Streptococcus suis genome encodes the following:
- a CDS encoding phosphoribosylamine--glycine ligase: MKLLVVGSGGREHAIAKKLLASDQVEQVFVAPGNDGMILDGIELVNIGISEHSALINFAKENDIVWTFVGPDDALAAGIVDDFEQAGLKAFGPSRLAAELEWSKDFAKQIMVKYGIPTAAFGTFSNFEEAKAYIEEQGAPIVVKADGLALGKGVVVAETVEQAVEAAREMLLDNKFGDSGARVVIEEFLEGEEFSLFALVNGNQFYILPTAQDHKRAFDGDQGPNTGGMGAYAPVPHISQSVVDTAVDTIVKPILAGMIAEERPYLGVLYAGLILTDQGPKVIEFNARFGDPETQIILPRLTSDLAQNIDDILHKRTTQLTWLDSGVTLGVVVASNGYPLDYEKGVVLPAKTEGDITTYYAGARFAENSRALLSNGGRVYMLVTTADTVQEAQEKIYSELKKQDTTGLFYRTDIGSKAVK; the protein is encoded by the coding sequence ATGAAACTCTTGGTTGTTGGGTCTGGTGGTCGTGAACATGCGATTGCAAAGAAGTTGTTGGCATCTGATCAGGTAGAACAGGTCTTTGTTGCTCCTGGAAATGATGGAATGATTTTAGATGGGATTGAATTAGTGAATATCGGTATTTCCGAACATTCTGCATTAATCAACTTTGCAAAGGAAAATGACATTGTATGGACTTTTGTTGGTCCAGACGATGCTTTAGCAGCGGGTATCGTTGATGATTTTGAACAGGCTGGGTTAAAGGCATTTGGTCCGAGTCGTCTCGCCGCGGAGCTAGAGTGGTCAAAAGACTTTGCTAAGCAAATCATGGTCAAATACGGCATTCCAACAGCAGCCTTTGGCACCTTTTCCAACTTCGAAGAAGCCAAAGCCTACATCGAAGAGCAGGGCGCACCAATCGTTGTCAAGGCGGACGGATTGGCACTGGGCAAGGGTGTGGTCGTGGCGGAAACTGTCGAGCAGGCGGTCGAAGCGGCACGGGAGATGCTCTTGGACAACAAGTTCGGTGATTCGGGTGCCCGCGTAGTCATCGAGGAGTTTTTGGAGGGTGAGGAGTTCTCGCTCTTTGCCTTGGTCAACGGCAACCAGTTCTATATCCTGCCGACAGCCCAGGACCACAAGCGTGCCTTTGACGGCGACCAAGGTCCTAATACAGGCGGCATGGGTGCCTACGCTCCAGTGCCTCACATATCTCAAAGTGTGGTGGACACAGCTGTTGACACCATTGTCAAGCCTATTCTTGCGGGCATGATTGCTGAAGAGCGACCTTATCTTGGCGTGCTCTATGCTGGCTTGATTCTGACCGATCAAGGTCCTAAAGTCATTGAGTTCAACGCTCGATTTGGCGACCCAGAAACTCAGATTATCCTACCTCGCTTGACCTCTGACCTTGCTCAGAACATTGACGACATCCTCCACAAACGCACGACACAGCTGACTTGGCTAGATAGTGGCGTGACGCTTGGGGTAGTGGTGGCATCAAATGGCTATCCTTTGGATTACGAAAAAGGTGTGGTATTGCCAGCAAAGACCGAGGGAGACATCACGACCTACTATGCAGGGGCTCGTTTTGCGGAAAATAGCAGAGCACTGCTATCAAACGGCGGTCGGGTCTATATGTTAGTCACTACAGCAGACACTGTCCAAGAAGCCCAGGAAAAAATTTACTCGGAGCTGAAGAAACAAGATACAACAGGCCTCTTTTATCGGACAGATATTGGAAGTAAAGCTGTTAAATAA
- a CDS encoding 5-(carboxyamino)imidazole ribonucleotide synthase produces the protein MNSSKTIGIIGGGQLGQMMAISAIYMGHKVITLDPAADCPASKVSEVIVAPYNDVAALKQLAERCDVLTYEFENVDADGLDAVIKDGQLPQGTDLLRISQNRIFEKDFLAKKAGVQVAPYKVVTSSLDLEGLDLSKNYVLKTATGGYDGHGQKVIREGVDLVEASQLANSAECVLEEFVNFDLEISVLVSGNGSDYTVFPVQENIHRNNILYKTIVPARISDELAEKAKTMALQIAGQLHLAGTLCVEMFVAGQEILVNEIAPRPHNSGHYSIEACNFSQFDTHIQGILGQPLPPIRLLSPAVMINVLGQDMEAAQAFSQENPNAYLHFYGKLEAKHNRKMGHVTVLAEDLDKVREF, from the coding sequence ATGAACTCATCTAAAACGATAGGAATTATTGGCGGTGGTCAGCTAGGTCAGATGATGGCCATTTCCGCTATTTACATGGGTCACAAGGTGATCACGCTGGATCCTGCAGCGGACTGCCCAGCCTCCAAGGTCAGCGAGGTTATCGTCGCTCCCTATAACGATGTGGCGGCCCTCAAACAGTTGGCGGAGCGGTGCGATGTCCTGACCTACGAGTTTGAAAATGTCGATGCCGACGGACTGGACGCGGTCATCAAAGACGGCCAGCTGCCTCAGGGAACAGACCTTCTTCGCATTTCCCAGAACCGCATTTTTGAGAAGGATTTTTTGGCCAAAAAAGCTGGCGTGCAAGTCGCCCCCTACAAAGTCGTCACATCTAGCCTAGACCTAGAAGGTTTGGACCTTAGTAAAAACTACGTCTTGAAAACAGCCACTGGGGGCTATGATGGACATGGCCAGAAGGTCATTCGAGAAGGGGTGGACTTGGTAGAGGCTAGTCAACTGGCAAATTCTGCCGAGTGTGTCTTGGAAGAGTTTGTGAATTTCGACCTAGAAATCTCCGTCCTTGTGTCTGGGAATGGCTCCGACTATACCGTCTTTCCTGTACAGGAAAATATCCACCGCAATAATATTCTTTACAAGACCATCGTGCCTGCCCGTATTTCAGATGAACTTGCTGAAAAAGCCAAAACCATGGCCCTGCAAATCGCCGGCCAGCTCCATTTAGCAGGCACCCTCTGTGTTGAAATGTTTGTGGCAGGGCAAGAAATTCTTGTGAATGAGATTGCCCCTCGACCACACAATTCAGGACACTATTCTATTGAAGCTTGTAATTTTTCACAGTTTGATACCCATATACAGGGTATCCTTGGTCAACCCCTACCTCCTATCCGCCTGCTCTCTCCAGCCGTTATGATCAACGTCCTCGGACAAGACATGGAAGCAGCACAAGCCTTTTCTCAAGAAAATCCTAACGCATATCTTCATTTTTATGGTAAACTAGAAGCGAAGCACAATCGCAAAATGGGACATGTGACGGTGTTAGCAGAAGATTTGGATAAAGTGAGGGAGTTTTAA
- the purE gene encoding 5-(carboxyamino)imidazole ribonucleotide mutase has protein sequence MNIPISIIMGSSSDWKTMKKAAEVLDKFGVAYEKKVVSAHRTPDLMFRHAEEARGRGIKVIIAGAGGAAHLPGMVAAKTTLPVIGVPVQSRALSGVDSLYSIVQMPGGVPVATMAIGEAGATNAALTALRILSIEDQTIAAQLVDFAKEQEKIAEAMSDELI, from the coding sequence ATGAACATTCCAATTTCCATCATTATGGGTTCTAGTTCTGACTGGAAAACCATGAAAAAAGCGGCCGAAGTGCTGGATAAATTTGGCGTAGCCTATGAAAAGAAAGTGGTTTCTGCCCATCGCACGCCCGACCTAATGTTCCGTCACGCCGAGGAAGCGCGTGGCCGTGGTATCAAGGTTATTATCGCAGGAGCGGGTGGTGCGGCTCATTTGCCGGGTATGGTGGCAGCTAAGACAACCCTGCCTGTCATCGGTGTCCCTGTCCAATCTCGTGCCCTAAGTGGTGTGGATTCGCTCTATTCTATCGTGCAGATGCCCGGCGGTGTGCCTGTTGCAACCATGGCTATTGGTGAAGCAGGTGCGACCAATGCGGCTCTGACAGCTCTTCGCATTCTCTCCATTGAAGACCAAACCATTGCAGCTCAGCTGGTAGACTTTGCCAAGGAGCAGGAAAAAATTGCGGAGGCTATGTCAGATGAACTCATCTAA
- a CDS encoding adenylosuccinate lyase has translation MLTRYSRPEMAAIWSEENKYRAWLEVEILADEAWAELGEIPKEDVALIREKATFDIDRILEIEEETRHDVVAFTRAVSESLGEERKWVHYGLTSTDVVDTAYGYLYKQANDIIRRDLENFTNIIADKAREHKYTIMMGRTHGVHAEPTTFGLKLATWYSEMKRNMERFDVAAKGVEAGKISGAVGNFANIPPFVEEYVCSKLGIRPQEISTQVLPRDLHAEYFSALALIATSIERMATEIRGLQKSEQREVEEYFAKGQKGSSAMPHKRNPIGSENMTGLARVVRGHLVTAFENVALWHERDISHSSAERIITPDTTILINYMLNRFGNIVKNLTVFPENMKRNMESTFGLIYSQRVMLSLIEKGMTREEAYDLVQPKTAQSWDNQVDFKPLLEADERVTAKLSQKEIDELFNPDYYAKRVDDIFARLGL, from the coding sequence ATGTTAACACGTTATTCACGCCCTGAGATGGCGGCTATTTGGAGTGAAGAAAACAAGTACCGGGCTTGGTTGGAGGTGGAAATCCTCGCTGATGAGGCTTGGGCTGAGTTGGGTGAGATTCCGAAGGAAGATGTGGCTTTGATTCGTGAGAAAGCGACTTTTGACATCGACCGCATTTTAGAGATTGAAGAGGAAACTCGTCACGATGTGGTGGCTTTCACGCGTGCGGTTTCGGAAAGTCTTGGTGAGGAACGCAAGTGGGTCCACTACGGTCTGACGTCGACCGACGTGGTGGATACGGCTTACGGCTACCTCTACAAGCAGGCCAACGACATTATCCGTCGCGACCTTGAAAACTTTACCAATATCATCGCCGACAAGGCGCGTGAACACAAGTACACCATTATGATGGGGCGGACTCACGGTGTCCATGCGGAGCCAACGACCTTCGGTCTTAAGTTGGCGACTTGGTATAGCGAAATGAAACGCAACATGGAGCGTTTTGATGTGGCGGCTAAAGGCGTTGAGGCTGGTAAAATTTCAGGTGCGGTTGGTAACTTTGCCAACATTCCTCCATTTGTGGAAGAGTATGTTTGTAGCAAATTGGGCATTCGTCCGCAGGAAATTTCGACCCAGGTCCTTCCTCGTGACCTCCACGCAGAATATTTTTCAGCCCTAGCATTGATTGCAACGTCTATCGAGCGTATGGCGACAGAAATCCGTGGACTACAAAAATCTGAACAACGCGAAGTAGAAGAGTATTTCGCCAAAGGCCAAAAAGGTAGCTCTGCTATGCCTCATAAACGTAACCCTATCGGCTCTGAAAATATGACTGGTCTGGCTCGTGTGGTTCGTGGTCACTTGGTGACGGCTTTTGAGAATGTGGCCCTCTGGCACGAACGTGATATTTCCCACTCGTCAGCGGAGCGCATTATCACGCCGGATACGACTATCCTTATTAACTACATGCTCAATCGTTTTGGCAATATTGTTAAGAATTTGACGGTCTTCCCTGAGAATATGAAACGCAATATGGAGTCGACTTTTGGCTTGATTTACAGCCAGCGTGTCATGCTCAGTTTGATTGAAAAAGGTATGACGCGTGAGGAAGCCTATGACTTGGTGCAACCAAAAACGGCACAGTCTTGGGATAATCAAGTGGACTTCAAGCCTCTTCTTGAAGCGGATGAGCGCGTGACAGCTAAACTTAGTC
- the purH gene encoding bifunctional phosphoribosylaminoimidazolecarboxamide formyltransferase/IMP cyclohydrolase PurH, which produces MTKRALISVSDKNGIVEFAKELNSFGWEIISTGGTKVTLDQAGIPTIAIDDVTGFPEMMDGRVKTLHPKIHGGLLARRDLDSHLQAASDHEIDLIDLVVVNLYPFKETILRPDVTYDLAVENIDIGGPSMLRSAAKNHASVTVVVDPADYPTVLGEIAERGETSYSTRQRLAAKVFRHTAAYDALIADYFTKQVGEEKPEKLTLTYDLNQPMRYGENPQQNADFYQNALPTAYSIATAKQLNGKELSFNNIRDADAAIRIIRDFKDRPTVVALKHMNPCGIGQADTIENAWDYAYEADPVSIFGGIVVLNREVDAATAEKMHPIFLEIIIAPSYSAEALAILTNKKKNLRILELAFDAQDASEVEKEFTGVVGGLLVQNQDVVVENPADWQVVTERQPSEQEWAAMEFAWKSSKYVKSNGIIITNDKMTLGVGPGQTNRVASVRIAIEQAKDRLDGAVLASDAFFPFADNVEEIAVAGIKAIIQPGGSVRDQDSIDMANNYGLTMVFTGVRHFRH; this is translated from the coding sequence TTCCCACTATTGCCATTGATGATGTGACAGGTTTTCCAGAGATGATGGATGGTCGTGTCAAGACTCTTCATCCGAAAATTCACGGTGGTTTGTTGGCACGTCGGGATTTGGACAGCCATTTGCAAGCTGCCAGCGACCATGAAATTGACTTGATTGATTTGGTGGTAGTCAACCTTTATCCATTCAAAGAAACAATTCTTCGCCCGGATGTAACCTATGATTTGGCAGTGGAGAACATTGACATTGGTGGTCCATCTATGTTGCGCTCAGCGGCCAAGAATCATGCCAGTGTGACAGTTGTGGTAGACCCGGCAGATTATCCAACAGTTTTAGGAGAAATAGCAGAGCGGGGGGAAACTAGCTACTCAACGCGTCAGCGATTAGCAGCGAAGGTCTTTCGTCATACCGCAGCTTACGACGCTTTAATAGCTGATTATTTCACTAAGCAAGTAGGTGAAGAGAAACCTGAGAAACTTACTCTTACTTATGACCTTAATCAGCCAATGCGCTATGGAGAAAATCCACAACAAAATGCGGATTTCTATCAAAACGCACTTCCGACTGCATATTCCATTGCAACTGCTAAGCAGTTAAACGGGAAGGAACTATCCTTCAATAACATTCGTGATGCGGATGCCGCTATTCGTATTATCCGTGATTTCAAGGACCGTCCAACTGTTGTAGCTCTTAAACATATGAATCCATGTGGTATCGGACAAGCAGATACTATTGAAAATGCGTGGGATTATGCTTATGAGGCTGATCCAGTATCGATTTTCGGAGGAATCGTTGTACTCAACAGAGAAGTAGATGCTGCGACTGCTGAAAAGATGCATCCGATTTTCTTAGAGATCATCATCGCACCGAGCTACTCGGCAGAAGCGTTAGCAATTTTGACCAATAAAAAGAAAAATCTTCGCATTTTGGAATTGGCTTTTGATGCTCAAGATGCTAGTGAAGTAGAAAAGGAATTCACAGGCGTTGTTGGTGGTCTCTTGGTGCAGAATCAGGACGTGGTGGTGGAAAACCCAGCGGACTGGCAGGTTGTGACTGAGCGTCAACCGTCCGAGCAAGAGTGGGCGGCTATGGAGTTCGCCTGGAAGTCTTCTAAGTATGTCAAATCCAACGGGATCATCATCACCAATGACAAGATGACCTTGGGAGTGGGACCGGGGCAAACCAACCGTGTAGCTTCCGTCCGCATTGCTATCGAGCAAGCTAAGGACCGCTTGGATGGTGCTGTTTTAGCATCGGATGCATTTTTCCCATTTGCAGATAATGTGGAAGAGATTGCTGTAGCAGGTATTAAGGCCATCATTCAGCCTGGTGGATCCGTCCGTGACCAGGATTCCATTGACATGGCCAATAACTATGGCTTAACTATGGTCTTTACAGGAGTCAGACATTTTAGACATTGA